The sequence ATTTACTATGGATGAAGGACTTTCTAAAGCTGTTAGAGAAATCTTTGTTCACCTATATAATGATGGACTTATCTATCAAGGTGAATATATGGTTAACTGGTGTCCTAGATGTGGTACTGCTCTAGCTGATGACGAAGTTGAACATGCTGAAAAAGCTGGAAATCTTTGGCATCTAAAATATCCAGTAAAAGACTCTGACGAGTATATTATCATTGCAACTTCAAGACCAGAAACTATGCTTGCTGACGTTGCTGTTGCTGTTCACCCTGAAGATGACAGATACAAACACCTAATTGGTAAAAAACTTATACTTCCTCTAGTTGGAAGAGAAATTGATATTATAGCTGATGAATATGTTGATAGAGAGTTTGGAACTGGAGCTTTAAAAATAACTCCTGCTCACGACCCTAACGACTTTGCTCTAGGAAAAAAATATAATCTTCCTATTATCAACATGCTTACTGCTGATGCTAAAATCGTAGATGACTACCCTAAATATGCTGGAATGGATAGATTTGAAGCTAGAAAAGTTATAGTTGAAGATCTAAAAGCTGCTGGAGTTCTTGTTAAAATAGAACCTCTAAACCACAATGTTGGACATTGTTATAGATGTCAAACTGTTGTTGAACCTAGAGTTTCTAAACAATGGTTTGTAAAAACTGAAACTTTAGCTCAAAAAGCTCTTGAAGTAGTTAGAAATGGCGAAATTAAAATTATGCCAAAAAGAATGGAAAAAATCTATTATAACTGGCTAGAAAATATTAGAGACTGGTGTATCTCTAGACAACTTTGGTGGGGACACAGAATACCAGCTTGGTATGGACCAGACAAATATATATTTGTTGCAAGAGATGAAAATGAAGCTAAAGAAATGGCTCTTAAACACTATGGAAAAGAGGTTGAATTAGTTCAAGAAGAAGATGTTCTTGATACTTGGTTCTCATCTGCTCTTTGGCCTTTCTCTACTATGGGATGGCCTGAAAAAACTAAAGAATTAGAAACTTTCTATCCAACTTCAACACTTGTAACTGGTGCTGATATCATATTCTTCTGGGTTGCTAGAATGATTATGTTCGGATTATATGAAATGAAAGAAATTCCATTTAAAGATGTATTCTTCCACGGAATCGTTAGAGATGAAATTGGTAGAAAAATGTCTAAATCTTTAGGAAACTCTCCAGATCCATTAAACTTAATTGATGAATTTGGTGCTGATGCTATTAGATTCTCTATGATCTACAACACATCACAAGGGCAAGATGTTCACTTCTCTGAAAAACTTCTTGAAATGGGAAGAAACTTTGCTAATAAAATATGGAATGTTGCAAGATTCGTTATTATGAACCTTGAAGATTTCGATGTAAAATCTGTAAATAAAGATGAATTAAAATTAGAACTTGTTGATAAATGGATATTCTCTAGATTAAATGAAACTGCTCAAGAAGTAGCTGTTAATATTGACAAATTCCAATTAGACGATGCTGCAAAAGCTGTTTATGAATTTTTAAGAGGAGATTTCTGTGACTGGTATGTTGAACTTGCAAAAGTAAGACTATACAACAACGAAGAAACTGATAAAGCTTCTAAAACTACAGCTCAATATGTTCTTTGGACAGTACTTGAAGCTGGATTAAGACTTCTTCACCCATTTATG is a genomic window of uncultured Fusobacterium sp. containing:
- a CDS encoding valine--tRNA ligase; amino-acid sequence: MEELNKTYSPKEIESKWYKVWEDSKYFAGKMEDGKESYSIVIPPPNVTGILHMGHILNNSIQDTLVRYKRMCGYNTLWLPGCDHAGIATQNKVERKLAEEGLKKEDLGREKFIEETWKWKEKHGGIITTQLRKIGASLDWDRERFTMDEGLSKAVREIFVHLYNDGLIYQGEYMVNWCPRCGTALADDEVEHAEKAGNLWHLKYPVKDSDEYIIIATSRPETMLADVAVAVHPEDDRYKHLIGKKLILPLVGREIDIIADEYVDREFGTGALKITPAHDPNDFALGKKYNLPIINMLTADAKIVDDYPKYAGMDRFEARKVIVEDLKAAGVLVKIEPLNHNVGHCYRCQTVVEPRVSKQWFVKTETLAQKALEVVRNGEIKIMPKRMEKIYYNWLENIRDWCISRQLWWGHRIPAWYGPDKYIFVARDENEAKEMALKHYGKEVELVQEEDVLDTWFSSALWPFSTMGWPEKTKELETFYPTSTLVTGADIIFFWVARMIMFGLYEMKEIPFKDVFFHGIVRDEIGRKMSKSLGNSPDPLNLIDEFGADAIRFSMIYNTSQGQDVHFSEKLLEMGRNFANKIWNVARFVIMNLEDFDVKSVNKDELKLELVDKWIFSRLNETAQEVAVNIDKFQLDDAAKAVYEFLRGDFCDWYVELAKVRLYNNEETDKASKTTAQYVLWTVLEAGLRLLHPFMPFITEEIWQKIKVEGDSIMIQNYPVADESIIDKDIETSFEYIKEVISSLRNIKAEMGISPAKEVKVVIKSNDEMELKTLEDNYLFITKLAKIEDLKFGKDLAKPEQSGFRVARNSEVYMILTGLLNSEVEIKKIQDQMAKVQKDLDKVNAKLADERFTSKAPAHILERERRIQKEYQDKMDKLTENLKNFM